The Solanum lycopersicum chromosome 9, SLM_r2.1 genome window below encodes:
- the LOC104649330 gene encoding protein PELPK1-like: MAQHNYMSSILLLAFIYFMHDNMITTTSARHILQTSSFSKPETPSFSKPETFSFSKPQKPSFSKPKTTSLSKPETPTFSKPKIPSFTKPKTPSFSKHQTPSSSKSETPSFSKPEKPSLSKPEIPSFSKPQKPSFSKPETPSFSKPETPTFTKPKTPSFLKPDTPSFSKPEIPSFSNPHTPTSSKPEIPSFSKPEKPSFSKPETPSFSKPEIPSFSKPKTLFFSKPETPSFSKPQTPSLSKPLAASFSKTQTPSFSKPQSPSISNP; encoded by the coding sequence ATGGCTCAACATAACTACATGTCCTCAATCTTATTGCTTGCATTTATCTACTTCATGCATGACAACATGATAACTACTACAAGTGCACGTCATATTCTACAGACCTCTAGTTTCTCAAAGCCTGAAACACCTAGTTTCTCAAAGCCCGAGACTTTCTCTTTCTCAAAGCCACAGAAACCTTCTTTCTCAAAGCCCAAAACCACTAGTCTTTCAAAGCCCGAGACCCCTACTTTCTCTAAGCCCAAGATCCCTAGTTTCACAAAGCCCAAGACCCCTAGTTTTTCAAAGCACCAAACCCCTAGTTCCTCAAAGTCAGAGACCCCTTCTTTTTCAAAGCCAGAAAAACCATCTTTGTCAAAGCCGGAGATCCCTTCTTTCTCAAAGCCACAGAAACCTTCTTTCTCAAAGCCCGAGACCCCTTCTTTCTCAAAACCCGAGACTCCTACTTTCACAAAGCCTAAGACACCTAGTTTCTTAAAGCCTGATACCCCTAGTTTCTCAAAGCCCGAGATTCCTTCTTTCTCAAATCCCCATACTCCTACTTCCTCAAAGCCGGAGATCCCTTCTTTCTCAAAGCCAGAGAAACCTTCTTTTTCAAAGCCAGAGACCCCTAGTTTTTCAAAGCCCGAAATACCTTCTTTCTCAAAACCCAAGACCCTTTTTTTCTCAAAGCCCGAGACTCCTAGTTTTTCAAAGCCCCAGACCCCTAGTTTATCAAAGCCCCTAGCCGCTAGCTTTTCAAAGACCCAAACTCCAAGCTTTTCAAAGCCCCAATCCCCTTCGATCTCAAATCCCTAG
- the LOC104649331 gene encoding proline-rich extensin-like protein EPR1 translates to MAQHNYMSSILLLAFIYFMHDNMITTTSARQILQTSSFSKPETPSFSKSETPFFSKPQKSSFSNHKITSFSKPETPSFSRPEIPSFTKPKTPSSSKSETPSFSKPDKSSFSKPEKPSFSKPEIPSFSKPQKRSFSKPETPSFSRPKTLSFLKPDTPTFSKPQKPSFSKPKTPSFSKPDTPSFSKPQKPSFSKTETPSFSKPKTPSFSKPDTPTFTKPKTPSFLKSEIPSFSNPQTPTSSKPEIPSF, encoded by the coding sequence ATGGCTCAACATAACTACATGTCCTCAATCTTATTGCTTGCATTCATCTACTTCATGCATGACAACATGATAACTACTACAAGTGCACGTCAAATTCTACAGACCTCTAGTTTCTCAAAGCCTGAGACACCAAGTTTCTCAAAGTCCGAGAccccttttttttcaaaaccacAGAAATCTTCTTTCTCAAATCACAAAATCACTAGTTTTTCAAAGCCCGAGACCCCTAGTTTCTCTAGGCCCGAGATCCCTAGTTTCACAAAGCCCAAGACCCCTAGTTCCTCAAAGTCAGAGACCCCTTCTTTCTCAAAGCCAGACAAATCATCTTTCTCAAAGCCAGAAAAACCATCTTTCTCAAAGCCGGAGATCCCTTCTTTCTCAAAGCCACAAAAACGTTCTTTCTCAAAGCCCGAGACCCCTAGTTTCTCAAGGCCCAAGACCCTTTCTTTCTTAAAACCCGATACCCCTACTTTCTCAAAGCCACAGAAACCTTCTTTCTCAAAGCCCAAGACCCCTTCTTTCTCAAAACCCGATACCCCTTCTTTCTCAAAGCCACAGAAACCTTCTTTCTCAAAGACCGAGACCCCTAGTTTCTCAAAGCCCAAGACCCCTTCTTTCTCAAAACCCGATACCCCTACTTTCACAAAGCCTAAGACACCTAGTTTCTTAAAGTCCGAGATTCCTTCTTTCTCAAATCCCCAAACTCCTACTTCCTCAAAGCCGGAGATCCCTTCTTTTTAA